A DNA window from Bacteroidales bacterium contains the following coding sequences:
- a CDS encoding aldolase/citrate lyase family protein: protein MNNTIAQVGNKGERVRSDCFVTLELTETGGLVIQSLSKVKALYGKAISDLAGEMLTYYGITDAQLTIEDSGALPFVLAARIEAAVRLLIPSDKEYLMELIPENRYQTQRDRQRISRLYLPGNTPSLMINAGIHHPDGIILDLEDAVAHDRKYEARFVVRNALLQLNFYGAERMVRINQVPKGLDDLEFLVPHNVNLILVPKCESATQIQQVNERIRLIGDRLGIKTQIWLMPIIESALGVVKAYEIATAAENVVAMAIGLEDYTADLGTRRTVEGTESFFARCQLVTACRAAGLQAIDSVFSDVDDTEGLRQTVLRSKALGYDGMGCIHPRQIRVIHENYAPGIEEIEKAKRIVTAFDEAEAKGLGVVSLGSKMIDPPVVKRALKTIATAVSMGKLSQNWRKAE, encoded by the coding sequence ATGAACAACACGATCGCGCAGGTGGGAAACAAAGGAGAGCGGGTACGCTCGGATTGTTTCGTCACCCTTGAACTTACAGAGACGGGTGGGTTGGTCATACAATCCCTGAGTAAGGTCAAAGCATTATACGGTAAGGCTATCAGTGATCTGGCCGGGGAAATGCTGACCTATTATGGCATCACGGATGCACAGCTGACCATTGAAGATAGCGGAGCCCTGCCCTTTGTGCTGGCAGCACGCATCGAGGCCGCAGTGAGATTGCTGATCCCGTCTGACAAGGAGTACCTTATGGAACTGATCCCTGAGAACCGTTACCAGACGCAGAGGGACAGGCAGCGCATATCCAGGCTTTATTTACCGGGGAACACACCCAGCCTGATGATCAATGCAGGGATCCATCACCCTGACGGCATCATTCTTGACCTGGAGGATGCCGTGGCTCACGACCGGAAATACGAAGCCCGTTTTGTGGTCAGGAATGCACTGCTGCAACTGAATTTTTACGGAGCGGAGCGGATGGTCCGCATCAACCAGGTGCCAAAAGGCCTGGATGATTTGGAATTCCTCGTCCCGCACAATGTCAACCTGATCCTTGTTCCCAAGTGTGAAAGTGCAACGCAGATTCAACAGGTGAACGAGCGCATACGGCTCATTGGTGACAGATTGGGCATAAAGACCCAGATCTGGCTGATGCCCATCATCGAGAGCGCCCTGGGTGTGGTCAAAGCCTATGAGATTGCCACGGCAGCTGAAAATGTGGTAGCCATGGCCATCGGATTGGAAGACTACACGGCCGATCTTGGCACGCGTCGCACCGTGGAGGGAACCGAATCCTTTTTCGCCCGCTGCCAGCTGGTGACAGCCTGCCGCGCAGCCGGACTGCAGGCCATCGATTCCGTGTTTTCTGACGTGGATGACACGGAAGGTCTCCGGCAAACCGTCCTTCGCTCAAAAGCACTGGGCTACGACGGCATGGGATGCATCCATCCCCGGCAGATCAGGGTGATCCACGAAAACTATGCTCCGGGCATCGAGGAGATCGAAAAAGCAAAAAGGATCGTCACGGCTTTTGATGAAGCCGAAGCAAAAGGATTGGGCGTGGTGTCGCTGGGTTCAAAAATGATCGATCCGCCTGTCGTCAAACGGGCATTGAAAACCATTGCCACAGCGGTCAGTATGGGTAAGTTATCACAAAACTGGAGGAAAGCAGAATGA
- a CDS encoding diacylglycerol kinase family protein has protein sequence MEFNRQQANRSVKKKVHFIINPVSGTGRHDDLVTAIDQNMDADRYDCTVSVSDSPRHAIQLAVQAIEADADAIVTAGGDGSINEIAQTIVGKKIALGIIPSGSGNGLAHHLRIPFRINKAFEVINAFRVKTIDTLQVNGKTCVSIAGVGFDTVVAQKFQLDAHRGFQAYFRIILSEYPLYKPRKYTLWIDGVKHREKALFISFANSSQFGYNAYIAPRAEVDDGWMEVCVVRKVPMAKVALVVNLLFLKQIDRSRYVQIIRGKHAILKGNNEGLVNVDGEIEPLGDELEIVVNPLSLDVIVP, from the coding sequence ATGGAGTTCAACAGACAGCAGGCAAATCGTTCCGTGAAAAAGAAGGTCCATTTCATCATCAATCCTGTTTCCGGAACAGGAAGACACGATGACCTGGTAACGGCCATTGACCAGAACATGGATGCAGACCGTTATGACTGCACGGTTAGCGTCTCCGACTCTCCACGCCACGCCATTCAACTTGCCGTACAGGCCATCGAAGCTGATGCGGATGCCATTGTCACTGCCGGGGGGGATGGATCTATCAATGAAATTGCTCAAACCATCGTCGGGAAAAAGATAGCCCTCGGTATCATTCCGTCCGGATCCGGTAACGGACTGGCCCACCATCTCCGTATTCCCTTCCGGATCAACAAGGCATTTGAGGTGATCAATGCCTTCAGGGTCAAAACGATCGATACCCTTCAGGTTAACGGGAAAACCTGCGTCAGCATTGCCGGAGTAGGATTTGACACTGTTGTGGCACAGAAGTTCCAATTGGACGCACACCGAGGCTTTCAGGCGTATTTCAGGATCATCCTCAGCGAATACCCGCTTTATAAACCCCGGAAATATACGCTCTGGATCGACGGTGTCAAACACAGGGAAAAAGCCCTTTTCATTAGTTTCGCCAATTCCAGTCAGTTCGGGTACAACGCCTATATTGCTCCCCGCGCCGAGGTGGACGATGGATGGATGGAAGTGTGCGTGGTACGTAAGGTACCCATGGCAAAAGTAGCCCTTGTGGTCAACTTGCTGTTCCTGAAACAAATTGACAGGTCGAGATACGTCCAGATCATCAGAGGAAAACACGCAATTTTGAAGGGGAACAACGAGGGTCTGGTCAACGTTGACGGTGAAATAGAGCCTCTGGGCGACGAGCTGGAAATTGTGGTAAACCCCCTGTCACTCGATGTGATCGTTCCCTGA
- a CDS encoding outer membrane lipoprotein-sorting protein: protein MSTNLFVTICLLAFFLISFQEGKSQNPDATEIVKRAQDKVNGLSSKGTMTMTIVRPGWSREVTMKAWSLGTDFSLIYITSPAKDAGQVFLKRYNDMWNWMPSINRMIKIPPSMMGQSWMGSDFTNDDLVKMNSMVDDYQHHIIGNEVINGYACHIIELIPNPEAAVVWGKILVWISKTEYYELRAEYYDEDGILANYMTSGEIKLMGDRMLPSKMVMIPMDAEKEGHETRLEMMDTQFNIKIGEEFFSQQNMKTVR, encoded by the coding sequence ATGAGCACTAATCTCTTTGTCACCATATGTCTCCTTGCATTCTTCCTGATTTCTTTTCAAGAAGGAAAATCCCAGAACCCCGATGCCACGGAGATTGTCAAACGCGCCCAGGACAAGGTCAACGGATTATCCAGCAAAGGAACCATGACAATGACGATCGTCAGGCCCGGGTGGTCACGGGAAGTGACCATGAAAGCCTGGTCGCTGGGTACCGATTTCTCCCTGATCTACATCACCTCACCCGCCAAGGATGCCGGCCAGGTATTTTTGAAACGTTACAACGACATGTGGAACTGGATGCCTTCCATCAACCGCATGATCAAAATACCCCCTTCGATGATGGGACAATCCTGGATGGGGTCCGATTTCACCAACGATGACCTGGTGAAGATGAACTCCATGGTCGACGACTACCAGCATCACATCATCGGTAATGAAGTCATCAACGGGTATGCATGCCATATCATCGAATTGATTCCTAATCCGGAAGCAGCAGTCGTCTGGGGTAAAATCCTGGTCTGGATCTCCAAAACCGAATATTACGAGCTGAGAGCGGAATATTATGACGAGGACGGCATCCTGGCAAATTATATGACATCCGGCGAAATAAAGCTGATGGGCGATCGGATGCTTCCTTCAAAAATGGTCATGATCCCGATGGACGCTGAAAAAGAAGGGCACGAAACCCGTCTTGAAATGATGGATACACAGTTCAACATTAAGATCGGGGAGGAATTCTTCTCACAGCAGAATATGAAAACGGTTCGTTAA
- a CDS encoding universal stress protein — MKNEMNNIILVPTDFSEICDNAISQAAETAKVLKYRLALLHVINKDTMAYLNKVNLGIGAITEKLEKRATEIRSKYKLEVEIKALEGSIFTTISEVAADIGANLIYLGTHGKVGMQKLTGSFALKVIASSPVPVIVVQKRPPRKGFKNIVLPVTSDAGPWEKTKWAVFIARQFGATIHIFQTSTTDESVIEAAKLMDGYFKKNKVRHTYMIPGKSSGFSGAVIDYATSIDADLIMIMTNPDANFTKFLLGTYDEEMIFNSSQIPVMCINPRKFSYQILGL; from the coding sequence ATGAAAAACGAGATGAACAACATCATTCTGGTCCCGACGGATTTCTCGGAGATCTGCGATAACGCGATCAGCCAGGCCGCTGAAACTGCTAAAGTCCTGAAGTACAGGTTAGCCCTACTTCACGTGATCAATAAGGACACCATGGCCTATTTAAACAAAGTGAACCTGGGGATTGGTGCCATCACGGAAAAACTTGAAAAAAGAGCTACTGAAATCCGGTCGAAATACAAGCTTGAAGTGGAAATCAAGGCACTGGAAGGCAGCATCTTCACCACCATAAGCGAAGTGGCCGCCGATATCGGGGCTAACCTGATTTATCTCGGCACCCATGGAAAAGTCGGCATGCAAAAACTCACAGGAAGCTTTGCACTCAAGGTGATCGCCAGTTCACCGGTGCCCGTGATCGTCGTCCAGAAACGACCACCCAGGAAAGGATTTAAAAATATCGTCCTGCCGGTCACAAGCGATGCCGGGCCATGGGAAAAAACAAAATGGGCGGTGTTCATCGCACGGCAATTCGGAGCAACGATCCATATCTTCCAGACCAGCACCACCGATGAAAGTGTCATCGAGGCTGCCAAGCTGATGGATGGGTACTTCAAAAAGAACAAGGTCAGGCATACGTATATGATCCCCGGGAAAAGCTCAGGATTCTCGGGTGCTGTCATTGATTATGCCACTTCCATCGATGCGGATCTGATCATGATCATGACCAATCCCGATGCCAATTTCACAAAGTTCCTGCTGGGGACCTACGATGAAGAAATGATCTTCAACAGCTCCCAGATCCCGGTGATGTGCATTAATCCAAGGAAGTTCAGTTATCAGATCCTGGGACTCTGA
- a CDS encoding mechanosensitive ion channel: MNESSALLADKFDVIVKEWLLGKGLTEYNANLLKEVIEVLVILLFATIAFFIIKKILIVIFHRITKKTPTKWDDILFRKKFFNRLSYLIPAYIVLQLIPLALTEYSRLSLVLIRGVEIYMLVVTSLIFNSFLNSADRIYQDYEMAKSRPIKGYLQVAKMVIYIIIGILIFSILIGKSPIALLAGMGAISAVLMLIFKDPILGFVGGIQLAANDMLHKGDWITMSKYGADGTVQDISLTTVKIQNFDKTIVTVPTYSLVSDSFQNWRGMEDSGVRRIKRSVYIDIQSIKFCTPEMLGRFRKFQNVAHYVDETEREIQEYNRQFGVDPSALLNGRRQTNIGVFRAYLLGYLRNNDQIDTEMTMMVRQLQPTDTGLPIEIYAFSRIQEWVPYENIQSDIFDHVLAAVPLFDLQVFQNPTGSDFRALKS; encoded by the coding sequence ATGAATGAAAGTTCTGCCTTATTAGCCGACAAATTCGACGTGATCGTCAAAGAATGGCTTCTTGGAAAAGGATTGACCGAATACAACGCCAATCTGCTCAAGGAAGTGATTGAGGTTCTGGTTATCCTTTTGTTTGCCACCATTGCCTTTTTTATCATAAAGAAGATCCTTATTGTTATCTTTCACCGCATCACGAAAAAGACACCCACCAAATGGGATGACATCCTTTTCCGGAAAAAATTCTTCAACCGGCTCTCGTACCTGATCCCTGCCTACATTGTCCTGCAACTGATCCCGCTGGCTCTGACTGAATATTCAAGGCTGTCCCTGGTCCTGATCCGGGGGGTGGAAATCTATATGCTGGTCGTCACGAGCCTCATCTTCAATTCCTTTTTGAATTCGGCCGACAGGATCTATCAGGATTATGAAATGGCAAAGTCACGGCCCATCAAGGGGTACCTCCAGGTTGCCAAAATGGTCATTTATATCATCATAGGTATCCTGATCTTCTCCATCCTGATCGGGAAATCTCCCATTGCCCTGCTGGCGGGAATGGGAGCGATATCTGCCGTACTGATGCTGATCTTCAAGGATCCCATCCTGGGCTTTGTCGGAGGCATCCAGCTGGCTGCCAACGATATGCTTCATAAGGGCGACTGGATCACCATGAGCAAATACGGAGCTGATGGAACCGTGCAGGATATTTCGCTTACCACTGTGAAAATCCAGAACTTCGACAAAACCATCGTCACCGTGCCCACATATTCGTTAGTCTCCGATTCGTTCCAGAACTGGCGCGGTATGGAAGATTCAGGCGTCAGGCGAATCAAGCGATCGGTTTATATTGACATTCAAAGCATCAAATTCTGCACTCCGGAAATGCTCGGGCGATTCAGAAAATTCCAGAACGTGGCCCACTATGTTGATGAAACTGAAAGGGAAATCCAGGAATATAACCGCCAGTTTGGAGTAGATCCTTCTGCACTGCTCAATGGCCGCAGGCAAACGAACATCGGCGTGTTCAGGGCATATCTTCTGGGCTATCTCAGGAACAATGATCAGATCGACACTGAGATGACCATGATGGTCCGCCAGCTCCAGCCCACCGATACCGGGCTTCCCATCGAAATCTATGCCTTCAGCCGGATCCAGGAATGGGTACCCTACGAGAATATTCAATCCGACATTTTTGATCATGTCCTGGCAGCCGTACCCCTGTTCGACCTGCAGGTATTCCAGAATCCGACGGGGAGCGATTTCAGGGCACTGAAATCGTAA
- a CDS encoding FtsX-like permease family protein, with the protein MNQEFKIAWRNLWRNRRRTIITSASVFFAVFFAVIMRSYQLGAYDHMINNFIESFTGYLQVQHEKYQDNPLIDYSFDQNDATVAEILKVKNVVSVAPHLESFTLASSGTQTKGVAVIAIDPVKEKNFSDPEGKLVKYRITDNAVQQLKDGSALPDDVLEKVKKNLGRAYSSPLRLERELALSAEDNELHMPKILQCAEISNGYLAGDDEGILVSDRLAGYLKVAAGDSVILMGQGYHGASANGIFPVRGIIKMPSPEIDNKLIIMTIPAAQTFFDADGKITSLVVNLTDKSSRTIRAAKSGINALLHDKNTTAKTWYELNPIMYQQIKGDSQSGIAMLGVLYFIIFFGIFGTVLMMVSERKREFGVLVAIGMQKTKLKRVFTIEMILLGTIGLVGGLLASVPLITYFCYHPIVLKGELASMMEDWGWEAIMPTAPIGSYFYWQAVVVLFMVALATIYPLRQIGRLKETEALKG; encoded by the coding sequence ATGAATCAGGAATTCAAAATAGCGTGGAGAAACCTCTGGAGGAACAGACGCCGCACCATCATCACCTCCGCATCTGTTTTCTTTGCCGTTTTCTTTGCAGTGATCATGCGATCGTATCAGCTCGGAGCCTATGATCACATGATCAACAATTTTATTGAATCGTTCACGGGTTATCTTCAGGTACAACATGAAAAATACCAGGATAATCCCTTAATTGATTACTCCTTCGATCAGAATGATGCGACAGTGGCTGAAATCCTGAAGGTTAAAAATGTCGTTTCCGTTGCGCCCCACCTCGAATCCTTTACGCTGGCCTCCAGCGGAACCCAGACAAAAGGAGTGGCTGTCATAGCGATTGATCCTGTAAAGGAAAAAAACTTTTCAGATCCTGAAGGCAAACTGGTAAAATACAGGATCACTGATAATGCAGTGCAACAACTAAAGGATGGAAGTGCGCTGCCGGATGATGTTCTTGAAAAGGTGAAAAAAAACCTTGGCAGGGCTTATTCGTCCCCGCTCAGGCTTGAGCGTGAACTGGCTCTTTCCGCTGAAGACAATGAACTTCATATGCCCAAGATACTTCAATGCGCTGAAATATCCAACGGATATCTGGCAGGCGATGACGAAGGGATTCTTGTGTCCGACCGGCTGGCGGGCTATCTGAAAGTCGCCGCGGGAGATTCGGTGATTCTGATGGGCCAGGGCTATCACGGAGCCTCAGCAAACGGGATATTCCCGGTAAGGGGAATCATCAAAATGCCTTCTCCCGAAATAGACAATAAATTGATCATTATGACGATACCTGCAGCTCAAACATTCTTTGATGCAGATGGTAAAATAACCTCACTTGTCGTTAACCTTACCGATAAATCAAGCCGGACGATCCGAGCAGCAAAATCAGGGATAAACGCACTCCTGCACGATAAAAACACAACAGCCAAAACCTGGTACGAGCTTAATCCAATCATGTACCAGCAAATCAAGGGTGACAGTCAGTCAGGGATCGCCATGCTGGGAGTTCTTTACTTTATCATCTTCTTCGGTATATTCGGCACGGTCCTGATGATGGTTTCCGAGAGAAAAAGGGAATTCGGCGTACTTGTGGCCATCGGGATGCAGAAAACGAAACTGAAAAGGGTTTTCACCATTGAAATGATCCTGCTTGGCACCATTGGTCTGGTCGGCGGATTACTGGCCAGTGTACCGCTGATCACGTATTTCTGTTATCATCCCATTGTTCTGAAAGGGGAACTGGCCAGCATGATGGAGGATTGGGGATGGGAAGCCATTATGCCCACCGCGCCGATTGGTTCCTATTTCTACTGGCAGGCTGTGGTTGTGCTGTTCATGGTGGCACTGGCAACGATCTACCCTTTGCGACAAATTGGGAGGCTGAAGGAAACAGAGGCGCTCAAAGGTTAA